The segment AAGGATACACCTCTGGCTGCAAGTGCACAGACCCACCGCTGCGAGTGTTGTGTAAATAAGGTTTATCCGCCAAGTGGCTTTAGTGCGCTGCAATTCATTATTCTGATGATGGGGGAGCGGAGGGCTCTGGGATCTCGTTTTGTCCCGGGACACAGCTGTGAATTATTGACACTGGCGCGAGCTGCCActctgatttgaaaaatacaaactgCGCTGGGGGAGAATGAACAAGGTGCAAGAATAGAGCTTCCTTATTGCTCTCCAGagatttcaaaaccaaaaggCTCATATAAAACAAACATGAATTAGAATATGAAAATAAGATCATCTGTTTTTTCGggaaatagtcgactatttttagactgttgTTTGATAGTTTGATGCGAAATAGACATAATTTTAGCCCCATTAACACGTTTTCGGCTCAATTTTGCATACATGTCTTTTTCTTGACGAGCAGGGATGCTCCAAAagcaagcaaaaataaaaactcacgaTTTGAAATAGACATTGTAGAgctaaattatacaatatcCTTTACTGGGAGGCACTCAAgccaaaagttattttaactgTTCCCTCAATCAACCGTTATTGtgaataaaaagtgaaaaaataaaagtgcagaagattgcaaaaaaaaataacaaaaattgaagatattgccaaaaattttaaaaatgcaatatttaacCTTTTCCGTTAAAGTTGGGATTAGTGTTGAAGGGGTGGTTAGGGAGACGTTTTAAGGGACTTCTGAACTGGGACCCACCCAACCCACTGAAAACGgtaaaaaagaataaagctaatttttttctttgcaggaaaaattccttaaaaattaaaatagttttatggATAAGCGCACACAACTTCTAGCAtacaattttgcttttctctgAAGACCAAAGAGAATATGAAATTCTTTTGCACCGAGAATTCATATAGAAGGAACAAGTAGGCGGACGTTTTCATTTCTGCGCGCCGAGATAAAAGTTTGTAGGAGAGAaaagcgggcgggcgggcgggcgtctGTGGGGAGTTTTGCTTGCAGCGTCGGATTCGCACACTAATCCTGATCATCTATCTTTTTTTACCCGCCGGCCAAATCCATCTGCGTCTCATCTCTATCCACTGCATTTCGGggctttattttataaagagaACGCCGGGAATGAGAGATAGGGAGAAAATGTTCCACGtgattttcgaaaaaatattcgctcagagcgagaaagagagacgtGAGTCGGGACAATCTGCGAAATTGCACGGCGGAAACGGAGCGTGCGGCGGGAGCTcgacaaaaatataaagagtTTAGCCATGCAAAAGTAATAGCGAGacttttttctcatttttgctctttcttcTCGCCATTGTTTCCGACTCGACCGCCTTTgagggtgaaaaattaaaagaaggaaaaagacGCGTTCGATTGTTCTGCTGGCGAAGTGCAGCAATGGGACGCTTTTTTAATAGCCGCGGGGTTGTCTGATGGGGTTGGAGGGGTGGAGATAAGATGATTTTAATGTTTGCTGCACATCACACGGTTCAGTGCGCGGGGATGCATTGTGACAGAGATGAGGGCACCCCCGGCGGGGCGAACACCTTTCGCAACCCCCGCGCGTGCCACTCACGATTACTCGCGGTCCGCTGGCCTGATTGCATTCTAATCCTTGCCGAGGGATCGAGCCGCTTCCCATCGCATCGGCCTGCTAATAGCGCCACTCTCAGATTAATTCGCCTTCCGCTCTCGCTTTCTCCTCGTGATTGATtgtgttttgcattttaatctcGGCCGCTTTTGTCgcagcaaaatcaatttccgaGTCCTCCGTTTTTCTCTGGTATTCGAACGCGTCCGActctttttttctcattggaaaattttaatcggaAGTTTGGCTCGGCTAAGAAGGCGGATGCGGCGCAATAAGAGGTAAACGACAAGAGCGCAAATGTGAAAGATCAACCCGTCGCTTCCTGCGAACACCAAAATGGCTGCTGTTTGCGTCACCCAATTGATCGAGCGACCCCTTTTTGGCGAGACCCTCATTCAGGCGGTGGCGCCGCCCTGGTGGTGACCCAAAAGCGGAATTACGCCTTATAAAACCAATTGactctaaaataatataaacttATGAATATAGACTCgtgctttttttctaattataaaCGTTAGAGTTCAAACTCTagatattttcttatttgtaatttaaattgaaatttgaccaatttttaaaccatgTAGTATGCAACGTGTGGGAGAGCGGAGTGGAGCGGTCTGCCTAACCAAATATTCTGCAGGCGCGCTCGAGAGGGCGGCGTTGTTCCCACAACGTGACCTCGAAACGACCTTACCCCCATCACaatcaataattcaattgTCTTCTGAACAAAACTTGTTCAGCACAATTGAGTTGCGATTAAGAAACATTTTCAAgcttcgtttttttttaccaattatgAAACCCCCCAAACTTTTGTTAGGAAATGCCAAAATTGTCTGAAAATGATCAGTGATGTTTGTTGTTACCTTTGAAATGTAGTTTTCCGACGTTGGCTGGCAGTTTGTAGTCGCTCATTTTGTCTAAGTTGGGGTTGAGCGAGTGGAGAGACGAGTGTTGGCCCGGCGGGTGCGAGTCAGGTTCTGGTGGCACCTAGCTGGGCGGAATTGGTGCACCAGCATCCGAGTCGGGGGCGGAGTCGCGCACCACTGACGTCATTGCGACCCCCACAGTGACGTCAAACCCAATTTGCGTGGGTGCTAGATTTGGGCAAAATGGTGCTCCGCGTTTTATGCGAGCCACGCGATATGGCCATTTTGGTCATGGTCTGCTCCACTTTCGCAAGGCCCTTCCAGCGTTCGCCTAATGACTTGCTCCATCTTCCAGTTccactttttttctttatcataGAGGCAAAGTGCGTAGTGCGTAGTATCTCTCGTCTTGATTTACGAGCTTATATAGCAATGAAATGGTTTATGCGTAGCTCCGAAGttcatataatttatttgacgtttatttttttataaagaacTCACATGCCTTCTGCGTCAGAATTTAggctgaaagaaaaatatgttttgagaCATTTTCCGTTTCTTATTAAAccacatttcatttcatttatcATCAGTatgagttaattttgaaattacacGCACATAATTGAAACTTAGAAcagtttttgagaaattacTTAATGTTCCCAAAAtccaagtttttgtttttaatttgctaaaaaacAATATGTGTTGCTCCGACCAATTTCTAATAAGTGAGTTACTATATAAAGTTATTTGAAAGAAAGAGGGGTGCAAccagcaatatttaaaataaattagcctaAATAGTTCTGTCATATTCACAAAATGTTGACTTGGTAAGAATATTCACTCAGTAAAAAAGTGTTTTCCCGGGTTAAAGAGGTTTTAGAAAAAAGAAGATATCAAGTTGAaccaaaattcattatttttatgcattaaattatttttactgcataCCGTTCGTCTTGAAGCCCCCTGACGAGCTATAAAAGACGAAAGGTGGAACCCCCACCCCTTTTCATCCCTCATCCAACCCTGATATTAAaggaattaattcatttttaccgTTCCTCGtcttgaaaatggttttacaCAACCCTTGATCAGGCATCAATAAACTCTTTCCACTTTACTAAATAAgggaaattgtttaattttatattttcctataaattacaatatttaagaAAGCCAATAGATGTTTTACTatctttttgataaaaattcaataccgAAAAGTATAGGCCAgataaatttctattaaaatcaaatattattcattgcacaagattatttaatatgttatttatttcaagctCAAACTTTGCGAGTGACTCCAAGATTTATTAACGCAATGGATGCAAATCTTCTTTAGACATTTATGGCAATgagcattttgaaatttacaagCAAACCATAAATGAGAAAGTAGCACACGTGAGACAATCAACAGccgtttttcatttaaatcgcCCCTGGAAATCATCAAGAAAccatcagcagcagctttcGCAATTAAAACCAAGCGCTGGCGGGTTGCAATTTTCCAGACGCTCGCTCGTCAGGGCGAAGAGGTCAGCCAGTGGAGTGCGAGTGGGTGGAAAACACCGCATCGAGGGGCTCAACGAGGCGTGTGCCGCATGCAATAATTCAGGCCGCCGAGCGTGTGACGCACGCAGCAACGATAAAAAATCTCTGTTTTGCTTTTGTGCACGgactatatattatataatacatTCACGCGCGGAGGAAAAAGCGGATGCGGCCGACCCCGTGGCATTTGGCCAGTGTGCAACTGGGCGAGCACCAATGCGGCCGGGGGCGCGGCGCCGGCGCGGGGGTGGCGCCGCCCTCGCGCCAATCAGCGGCCCGCAGCCCCAGGCCGGCGCTCGTCGTAATTGCATTTCATGCTTTTTAGCACCTTTTGCAGCAGATTGCGTTGTGTATTGATCTCGGCCGGCCTCGGCGCTTCCAATGGACGTGATTCCGCTTGGCGCCAAGCTCgccagcaaattaatttcacacgAACCGACGCTTTGCTcgtttttcccattttcattGCACTCGTCTGAGTGAATAATTGATTGCATTCTTGTGCTGCGAGTGAAAAGTTggaaatgaacaaataaaaaagggtcAACCTAGTTTTGCAGCTGGGTGCAAACCAGCTCACTATTGATCGACTGCAATTCGTGCATCGTCATTCGTCATCcagctcttttaaattttaggatatttccagataatttaaatttttccacacTGACAAATGGGCACAGACTGACAACCGATATTTGTctgacaaaatattcaaatcagtTTTTCAATGATGATtcattcaagttttttttttttaattttcatctgcaGAAATatggggaaaataaaaagctccaCGGTGAAACTGCTTCCAATTTCaacgatttaatttcagttcTATTATGTAACTCAatttactaaatattttttatatattgctTTGACTTCAAATTTAGTGCATTCAAGATCACCTGCATTGCAACTAAGAGCTTTTGAGCATTTATCTAATGGAGCGAATGGATGTAGTAAAAATGCATGTAGCTGAAATGgtgttttcataaaaaaatagaaatactTTAATGTCgtgcatttaaataaagataaattcaaatttaatttgttttgcattaTGTTAActtgctttgaaattttgtagagCAGAAAAGTTAGTTAAATGAGATTGACATTGCAAAATCCTGAAATATGCTTGTTGCGAATGAATGaacttaggattcagttgaagccaaaattgacctaagaagcagtgtaaatttttgagaaagtggctgcaaagtttgcatgctttgcaaatggcgaggactgtcttcttacttgaaatcctattttatttcaaagcaaagagtctctctctctctaaaaggtttcatacgctgttggacagatctcgacgagaggaatcgaaatctgcctaGAGGTCAAGCGCAgcaaattttggaggaaattggaaaaaaattgaacttatTGTAGCAAggtactttttttattatatcaaattgattatcgatcaactgcttttgcatccaacaattcaaataatttttaattgtcacTCTgcatcgatccactttaagcAGCCTGAGGGAAATGAGCGAAATGCCTTGTCAGTGACATAACGAGGTTAATGACGCACTTGGTTGGTGAAGAAAATCATTAACCCAACCGCGCTCAAAGTGGTTTTCGTTGACACAGGTCTCAAGGGTTGACTGACTAATGGAGAGCCGATAAACCTCTTAAGCGAGCACCACTGAGGGCGAAAGCAATTATGAGCAGGTTTATCTTATCGCGGAAAGGGTGTATAACAAGCAGGTCTGACTTCACTGAAACTGCATTCGCAAATCACCCTCAAGTAGAGTCGACGGGCGATCGATTTCAGGtgagctttttaatttcttccttGCTTGTGTTTTGGGCCAGATTTGGCTTCATAATAGGAAATCTACTATCTGCGCACGCCAGTTTTGAGTTGCCTAAACTCCgaagaacaaaattattttatttccttaaagTACAAGTCGTATCTCAACTTTGCAGCTCATTAATTACAAGCACAGAAAGTTTGTTTGCACCAAGCATTTCGTGGCATGCAACCTAAACATAAAgtgaataaatcattttcattttgacatGGAAAATTAGCAGCTGGTCCGCCAGAGGAATTTGTTGAAGGAGGTTGCTCTCAGTCCtagctctctgctctctcgcccGCGCATCTAGACTATTTGAAATCAATACTATTCGTGCTATTGCGCTCAATGGCTGCTCAAATGCTCCTCCAACTTGTTACGTAATATCCGATGAATATATAAGGCATCACATTTTCATATGCAGTCGTCTGTTTGATGAAGTCGAAATCACATCTGTCAAAACTGTCACCGCCTTTCTATATGCTAGGGAGCAGCTTCTAgatctttttttaactttaaaagaTAAAGAAATGGGTATAGTAACTTGacatattgttaaataaacaggaaaaatatGCGTGTAATTTAGAATCAAGATTATTGTACAAGAGactgttaattttagattgTCCGCCATTTTTTCTGAAGCTTAATCTTCATGAGGTTATCAAAGGAGCGTGAAtactgcaattttaaacttttttaaccACTTTtgaaatcgtctaaaaccgtctaacaACCCTGGGAAACAAATTCCAGCAACTGCGGTTCATTTATCATTTACTTTTTGCGCGGAATACTTTCTTTCGAACCAGGACATAGATCTGGACAAAATTGTAGACTAATTGAACCGTATTATtggctttttaaatatttattcatgcgATGAGAGACACaaattgttccattttttgttcaataatgTCTCTGcctaatctcgggttctaacagtcagaattgcaaaaactgcaaaccGTTTGACTCGTTCCCAAcctctcaaaaaaattaaaagaggattTTAAGAGTGATAAACCTTCATTCCCCATCCACCCCAAGCATTGCAGCAACGATAAAAATCACGTCGCTTAATATAGAAACTTTTTCACAGATTAAAAccctcttaaattaaaaaaaattctacccCAAATTGCTatgggaggttgagacgagtcaaacggtgtgcaggtttttgcaattctgactttTAAAACCGGAGATTAGGCCTTGACAAGAATACTAAGAATAAAACTTTTGATATTAACCAAATTTGTCATCGCCAAATCTCAGGTTTGAGCCATCAGAATAACAAAAACCGCACACTGattcgtcttgacctcccctatAGATAGCCTCAATCCCTTCCACCCCATGCattgcagtaaaaataaaaatcatggaCCTCAGCATTTTCAGAAACTTATTCACTGATTACaactctcttaaattaaaaaaatctaccccTAATTCCGTCTgatatctaggggaggttgagacgagtcgaacgatGTGCAGTTTTAGCAATTCTGACacttagaactcgagatttagTGATGGTAATGCTAGTAAAATCatcaaagttcaaattttgctatcTGCTAACCGTctaatctcgggttctaactgtttgaatgaattacaaaaactgcacaacgttcgactcgtctcaacctccctaAGATAGCAAAAGGGTCAACCCTTTTCTCCCTTTCACCCCTTACGATAAAAATCGCGTCGCTTGCCTCTTTCATAAGCTTATTCCCTGATCACAAATctcttgaattaataaaaaattccattggCTATCGGGGAGAGTttaagacgagtcaaacggtgtgaAATTTATGTAATTCTGATTCCTCAAACCCGATTTTTGGCGACGACAATAAtactgatttgaaaaattgaaagtttaaatttgtgctAATATTGCCAAGTCCTGATCATGGTGCTGGATTGgtcagtttaattaataatctttTTCTTACTAAGccatcaataaattataaaattacatttaatcattgacttctctctttcttttaaaaaatcacaaaaaatcagtGCATTTTGATTGTCAGGTTGCCGTGATGCAACGACCTGTAGTGTTCTTGACGGCCACCCTGGTGGCCGTCGCAGTGGCCGTGCCTGCGGCCGCCTCTGAAAACGTGCTGGACAGCAGCAAACTGTGCAAGCGTCTGTGCCGCGACGGGCTTGGCGGAAAACTGTGCGGCTGCGACCCAAAGGCCATCGGCAAGGAAATGTCGCAGGACATGTACATCTGGCGAACCTCCCACCCTGAAGAACACGTCATCAAAGGTCCGAGGTGGGGCGTGTGCATGGTCCTGTGCCACCTGGGACTCGGACAACCACTCTGCGGGTGAGAAAAGTTCTTTTTTGCAGTCGAGGGTTCCTGTGAAGTAGACTTTCCGCTCGGCAGCTCGGTTGCGCGGGCTGCGGACGTTGAAAGGAGACTTGAAAGGAACAAGACAATCCGAAAATGGGCTCAAAACCTGTTACCTTTTACGCGTTGTTTGAGGAAGGATAGCAATATTGTTCAGTGGGCGGGGCTTATTGAGGAATGGCTGTAATTTTGGTCTGCATAAATTTTAAcgctcatttttaatttctgtctTGCAGTTGTGAAATCAGAAATTCTTCGCTCGAAGCAGCCGAGAGGCAAAGGGAAGTATGCAACTTGTGCGAGCTGGCTACGAATGGAGATGAAATTTACTCCAAATTGAAATGTGACAGCAATCAATGCAGCAAGCCGGGGCCGCAAAAGAAGACAATTCCTAATGAGATCGGGGAAATCGATCTTGTCGACGGGCCATTCTCGTTCCAATTCCTGCAGACCATGGTCGACTGGAATCTTTGGTGCATCATCCAGTGCGAGGAAGGCGACGGTGGCATCGCTTGCGATTGCGACATGCTTCCTttacaatttgaaaacaaaaagctaatgcagatcaattaatttgaacgaacaaatcaaaatatatatgtaccgACTCTGGCGTCTTGGGAGACATATTAACTTAaccaaacaattatttaaccGCAAGTATACGTGTTTTCAATCAATTGATGGTGtctatttttataatgcaTTTCATATCCAGCAGATTAATGAtgcggcaaaataaaatatcaagtttCAATCAAATGATGTAGCTTTTTTATATGTAAAACATATAGAGGGAAGCCCGTTTTCCTCTCGGCTGCATGAACTAACAATGAGAACATCGATCCGATTTGTAAAAGGGTTGTAATCGGATGCTGCCCCTCGCCGCGAGTTAGCGTCACTGTCTGGCAAGTGGCTCGCGCCGAGTTTGCGGGCGCGGGCAGTGAGGACGCTACGTGCCGGCGAGCACATTCGGAGATTTCACTGCTGgggtttgcaaaatttatgttcgaataaaatcaaagtcaCCTTAAGTCGACAGAGTTTTGCTGTGTcgat is part of the Cloeon dipterum chromosome 1, ieCloDipt1.1, whole genome shotgun sequence genome and harbors:
- the LOC135947762 gene encoding uncharacterized protein LOC135947762, producing MQRPVVFLTATLVAVAVAVPAAASENVLDSSKLCKRLCRDGLGGKLCGCDPKAIGKEMSQDMYIWRTSHPEEHVIKGPRWGVCMVLCHLGLGQPLCGCEIRNSSLEAAERQREVCNLCELATNGDEIYSKLKCDSNQCSKPGPQKKTIPNEIGEIDLVDGPFSFQFLQTMVDWNLWCIIQCEEGDGGIACDCDMLPLQFENKKLMQIN